A window from Drosophila miranda strain MSH22 chromosome Y unlocalized genomic scaffold, D.miranda_PacBio2.1 Contig_Y2_pilon, whole genome shotgun sequence encodes these proteins:
- the LOC117193322 gene encoding proteoglycan 4-like — MDNPRTSDAQPLEAEDGTEGHPRCASPPSSRQPRSTTSQPPASHHSPTPQAEPGNTTQPGPSTGAVPRPPRPPRPSRRRARPEGPPSPRRATTMTWAWLNDVVHPNTSRNNLAGIITVEAMRPSDSDEEVRAGRAQREPPRRLRRRKHPGQGTGTAVTPRATRRRVEPGHVNLDPNSEGQSSSPVAPKLRLRSPPPPPYYLYRMGEPLTPRPSYDSSSDEGFTSPTMEADKHWEPTCQASTDEEFLHDRRFRKAGGRPWVKHSVRELNRQLEAERATSGPYSDVSEDEDGPANCQKNTPANIAVDVAPWTTWKDADRTLQLLLAHPRPITPPGPEREIIPASDNDTTSDDEVQLLGEDDTTPLRIRDGSLGDALPRRLRNLGLQDKHEPPRHVTGNELPQLLQELGLGDGPVSPIPRDDGDEEVVWILFLSGISSYTL; from the coding sequence ATGGACAACCCAAGGACGAGCGACGCACAGCCTCTAGAGGCAGAGGATGGCACGGAAGGGCATCCTAGGTGTGCGTCGCCGCCCAGCTCAAGGCAACCACGGTCCACGACCAGCCAACCACCAGCAAGCCACCACTCTCCGACCCCGCAAGCAGAACCGGGCAACACCACGCAGCCTGGACCATCAACAGGAGCCGTACCACGACCACCCAGGCCACCTAGGCCATCCCGCCGTCGGGCCCGCCCCGAAGGCCCACCGTCGCCCCGCCGGGCGACAACCATGACCTGGGCATGGCTCAACGACGTCGTCCATCCGAACACGTCACGAAACAACCTGGCTGGGATCATCACAGTGGAGGCGATGCGGCCATCGGACTCAGACGAGGAGGTCCGAGCAGGCCGGGCCCAGCGGGAGCCACCAAGACGCCTACGCCGCCGCAAGCATCCAGGCCAAGGAACAGGCACCGCCGTCACCCCACGCGCGACTCGAAGACGCGTCGAGCCAGGACACGTCAACCTGGACCCCAACTCCGAGGGGCAGAGCAGCTCCCCAGTCGCGCCCAAACTGCGGCTGCGGtccccaccaccaccgccctATTACCTGTACCGCATGGGAGAACCGCTGACCCCACGGCCGAGCTACGACAGCAGCTCCGACGAAGGGTTCACCAGCCCCACGATGGAGGCCGACAAGCACTGGGAGCCGACCTGCCAGGCAAGCACCGATGAAGAGTTCTTGCACGACCGACGCTTCAGAAAAGCGGGTGGCCGCCCATGGGTCAAGCACTCCGTCCGGGAGCTAAACCGCCAACTGGAGGCCGAGCGGGCCACGTCGGGCCCATACTCGGACGTGAGCGAGGACGAAGATGGGCCGGCCAACTGCCAGAAGAACACTCCAGCCAACATCGCGGTTGACGTGGCACCTTGGACCACCTGGAAGGACGCCGACAGGACCCTGCAACTGCTGCTCGCCCATCCACGGCCCATCACCCCACCCGGGCCCGAGAGGGAGATCATCCCCGCGTCGGACAACGACACAACAAGCGACGACGAGGTACAGCTCCTAGGAGAGGACGACACCACTCCGCTACGGATCCGCGACGGCAGTCTGGGCGATGCGCTGCCCCGACGGCTCCGGAACCTCGGCCTTCAGGATAAACACGAGCCACCCAGACACGTAACCGGCAATGAGCTGCCCCAACTGCTCCAGGAACTCGGCCTGGGGGACGGACCCGTGTCCCCGATACCCAGGGATGACGGAGACGAGGAGGTAGTCTGGATCCTCTTCTTATCTGGTATCTCTTCTTATACTCTGTAA